A genomic segment from Rickettsiella endosymbiont of Miltochrista miniata encodes:
- a CDS encoding cupin domain-containing protein: protein MYKIRSLLLLSTLVSLGCMTASVAFAESIPQTHVLQRISIPQSPYQMGMGITEFAPNATKAAQKQTGPELCYVLEGEVVFMVQGQPPKTYKVGDSYQNLPNLVHWTKAGPKGAKILATWALQPGKPFVILGH from the coding sequence ATGTATAAAATTCGTTCTCTTTTACTATTAAGCACGCTGGTAAGTCTCGGTTGTATGACAGCGAGTGTGGCTTTTGCGGAATCGATACCACAAACCCATGTCTTACAAAGAATTAGTATTCCGCAATCGCCTTATCAAATGGGTATGGGTATCACTGAGTTTGCCCCGAATGCGACCAAAGCGGCACAAAAACAAACTGGGCCTGAATTGTGTTATGTATTAGAAGGTGAAGTGGTGTTTATGGTGCAGGGACAACCACCAAAAACTTATAAAGTGGGAGATAGTTACCAAAATTTACCTAACTTGGTTCACTGGACTAAAGCAGGTCCTAAAGGCGCTAAAATTCTTGCTACTTGGGCCTTACAGCCAGGTAAACCATTTGTTATCCTGGGGCATTAA
- a CDS encoding MFS transporter: MSNNRFINRWLQHPYYPWLVWGLAASAFFIEYFARVAPGVMVDSLMHDFKVQALALGSLSAFFYYTYVGMQIPVGILVDRFSLRWLLTSMIFLCGVSCLIFASTTHLEIAAFARLMMGFGAAFAFVSALKVAAVWFPAQKFGLLAGLTQALGMLGAAVGQMPMAYLVDNFGWRNALIFIAGLMILLSILVALLVRDPILPATQAKAKKTLTQSPSSGLMRVLRNPQSWWNALLAGLLYAPTAALAELWGVKFFRQTYDLTNEVAAMGISLIFIGWTIGGPLIGWISDKIQRRKIIIILSASFSLLFASLVILVPGLPLGVLFSLLFLYGFANTGVATAYAVASEINPQSVAGTSVAFANMASVIIGAGFQPLIGWLLQKNWDGVMVQGLPYYSNSDFRSALFILLGCLLLAIFVACGIKETYCRRIN, encoded by the coding sequence ATGTCGAATAATCGTTTTATCAATAGATGGTTGCAACACCCGTATTATCCTTGGTTAGTCTGGGGTTTGGCAGCGAGCGCCTTTTTTATCGAGTACTTTGCCAGAGTAGCGCCAGGTGTAATGGTAGATTCCTTGATGCACGATTTTAAAGTCCAAGCCTTAGCATTGGGAAGTTTATCGGCTTTTTTCTACTATACCTACGTGGGCATGCAAATTCCGGTCGGCATCCTCGTCGATCGGTTTAGTTTGCGCTGGTTATTGACCAGTATGATCTTTCTTTGTGGTGTATCTTGCCTTATTTTTGCAAGTACCACGCATCTAGAAATTGCTGCGTTTGCGCGCTTAATGATGGGTTTTGGCGCAGCATTCGCTTTTGTCAGTGCATTGAAAGTAGCGGCAGTGTGGTTTCCGGCGCAAAAATTTGGATTATTAGCCGGCTTAACGCAAGCCTTAGGCATGTTGGGTGCTGCAGTTGGTCAGATGCCGATGGCTTATTTAGTAGACAATTTCGGTTGGCGCAACGCTTTAATTTTTATTGCCGGGTTGATGATTTTACTATCGATATTGGTGGCTCTCCTGGTACGCGATCCGATCTTACCCGCTACACAAGCGAAAGCTAAAAAAACTTTAACGCAGTCGCCTAGCTCAGGTTTAATGCGCGTACTGCGAAATCCACAAAGCTGGTGGAATGCTTTATTGGCGGGTTTACTTTATGCGCCTACAGCGGCATTGGCAGAATTATGGGGCGTTAAATTTTTTCGTCAAACCTACGATTTAACTAACGAAGTCGCTGCGATGGGTATCAGTTTAATCTTTATCGGTTGGACCATCGGCGGGCCTTTAATTGGTTGGATTTCAGATAAAATTCAACGACGCAAGATTATCATCATTTTATCGGCAAGTTTTAGTTTGTTATTTGCTAGTCTGGTTATTTTAGTCCCAGGTTTACCGCTGGGTGTTTTATTTAGTTTGTTATTTTTATATGGATTTGCTAATACCGGCGTCGCGACGGCTTATGCCGTGGCCTCAGAAATTAACCCGCAATCGGTTGCCGGCACGTCGGTGGCATTCGCGAATATGGCATCGGTGATTATTGGTGCAGGATTTCAACCATTGATAGGCTGGTTGTTACAAAAAAACTGGGATGGTGTGATGGTACAAGGTTTACCGTATTATTCTAATAGTGATTTTCGTTCGGCTTTATTTATCTTGCTCGGCTGTTTATTGTTGGCCATATTCGTCGCTTGCGGTATCAAAGAAACCTATTGTCGACGCATCAATTAA
- a CDS encoding serine hydrolase has protein sequence MKKYCKYWLFLFTFCLQIPAYAYNDEKINALTHTFMEKNQVPGLSMAVIDHNNIHFYNLGWADPVKKIPTSNQTIYTIGSFSKTFTATLAARAMVEKKLNLNDPFIHYFPELKNNSNLNKITFNELLAHASGLPFDFKPRPKNYPELIYDLQQFKLTRAPGSEYSYSNAGIGIVGYVLQGVYVMPYQDLLTIKIVKPLGMDSTYLNVPLEKQQHIAVGHTKDNQIVAYNKNLDIWFAAGSLKSSVPDLAKYVYAQIHIDKLKDKTLAQTFIEVHKNKYCFANPLSCEQLAWQEHAISDLKNSTGDTYFINFDKEGSPLFHNKKIINANPLTDSKIFIDKTGSGYGMSSYMAYIPEQKTGVVILTNKFLGDERIKLGRDILLSLSTS, from the coding sequence ATGAAAAAATACTGTAAATATTGGCTGTTTTTATTCACTTTCTGTCTACAGATTCCAGCGTATGCTTATAACGACGAAAAAATAAACGCTCTAACGCATACCTTTATGGAAAAAAATCAAGTTCCAGGCTTGTCGATGGCGGTCATCGATCACAATAACATCCATTTTTATAATCTGGGCTGGGCCGATCCAGTAAAAAAAATTCCCACCAGTAATCAGACTATTTATACCATAGGTTCTTTTAGCAAAACCTTTACTGCAACCTTAGCCGCTCGAGCGATGGTCGAAAAAAAATTAAATTTAAATGATCCTTTTATTCACTATTTTCCCGAATTAAAAAACAACTCGAATTTAAATAAAATTACTTTTAATGAATTACTAGCACACGCTTCTGGCCTTCCTTTTGACTTTAAGCCGCGACCGAAAAACTATCCGGAACTTATCTACGACTTGCAACAGTTTAAATTAACTAGAGCGCCCGGTAGTGAATACAGTTATTCGAATGCCGGTATCGGTATCGTCGGTTATGTCTTGCAAGGGGTTTATGTTATGCCTTATCAAGATCTTTTAACCATTAAGATCGTAAAGCCATTAGGCATGGATTCAACTTATTTAAATGTGCCATTAGAAAAACAGCAACACATTGCAGTCGGCCATACTAAAGATAACCAAATAGTAGCTTATAATAAAAATTTAGATATTTGGTTTGCAGCGGGATCGTTAAAATCCAGCGTTCCCGATCTAGCCAAGTATGTGTATGCACAAATCCATATCGATAAGCTGAAGGATAAAACCTTAGCTCAAACGTTTATAGAGGTGCATAAAAATAAATATTGTTTTGCCAACCCTCTTTCTTGTGAACAACTGGCATGGCAAGAACATGCTATTTCAGATTTAAAAAATTCCACGGGTGATACTTACTTTATTAATTTCGATAAAGAAGGTTCTCCACTCTTCCATAACAAAAAAATAATTAACGCCAATCCTTTAACCGACAGTAAAATTTTTATTGATAAAACCGGATCGGGTTATGGAATGTCCAGTTATATGGCCTATATTCCCGAGCAAAAAACGGGCGTTGTCATTCTGACTAATAAATTCTTAGGTGACGAAAGAATCAAACTGGGACGCGATATTTTACTCAGCCTATCAACTAGCTAG